TGAATAGAAGAGAATTCATCAGTATGGCGGGCGCGGGAGTCGCGCTTGCGGGAAGTAGCCTGGGAGCCGAGGGACGCGTTCGTATTGGGGTGATTGGGACGGGGCACCGCGGCACCAGCTTGACGCGGCTCTTGACCTTGTTTGAAGAGGTGGAGATCCCAGTCCTGTGCGACATTAACCCCGAACATCTGGCGAACGGCCAGAAGGTGGTGACCGACTCGGGCCGGCGCAAGCCAGAGGGCTACTCGCGGAGCGAAGTGGATTACAAACGAATGCTGGAACGCGGCGATCTCGATGGCGTGCTCATTGCTACACCGTGGGAGTGGCACGTGCGCATGGCAACCGACTCGATGAACGCGAAGATATATACCGGCTGTGAGGTTCCCATTGCCAATACCATCGATGAGTGCTGGCAAATCATCAACACCCAGGAGGAAACTAAGACCCCTTGCATGATGCTCGAAAACTGGAGCTTCCGCCGGGATAATCTTGCCGTCCTGAACATGGTCCGCAAGGGAATGTTCGGGGATATCACCTATGCACAAGGCGCCTATGCGCATGAATGCAACGGGGAGTGGTTTTTCAATCCGGATGGCACCAACACCTGGGTGGGTGACCACTTAATGAATCGCAATGCCGACCAGTACCCGACGCACGGAATGGGGCCGATCTTGAGCTGGCTGGACATCAACTGCGGCGACTACCCGGAGTATCTGACCTCGACGGCCACGCGCGCCATCGCCGTCAACCGTTATTTCGAAAGGAGGTACGGCACCAACCACCCCACGGCCAAGCGAAAGGTCATGCAGGGCGATATTGTCACCACCGTGATCAAAACGATTAAGGGTAGAACTATCATGGTCTATAACGACATGGTTTCGCCGCGACCGTACGACAACAAGTGGCAGTTGTCTGGAAGCAACGGCATTTACAGCCACGAACACGATGCCCTTTACATCGAAGGCGTCAGCCCTCTTCCCCACAGCAATGAGGCCTGGGAACCCTTTGAGCCTTATCAGGAGAAATACGACCACACGTGGCATCGCGAAATCCAAGAGACCGCGGGCAAGCTGAAGACTGATGTCGTGTCTCACGGTGCTCCCGACTACCTGGAAGTCAAGTTCTTCGTCGAAGCTGTCCGAGACAACGGACCCCTGCCCCTGGACATCTACGACTCGGTGGTGATGAGCGCACCGGTTGGGCTGTCAGATATTTCCATCTCGAAGGGCAGCGCGCCTGTACCGTTCCCGGATTTCACGCGCGGCGCTTGGCGGACGCGCAAACCGTACTTCGCGCTGGAGCAATCCTGAGCAAGTTGTAAGTGGCGCGGACCATCGCCTCTACACCCCTTTTCATCAGCCTGGTAAGGAGGAGAAATCATGAAAGATTAGATAAGGATCGATTCCTTGTTGGAATGCGGTCAGCACAGTCTGCTGGCAATGTGCCATGGTTTGATCGTAGGAGGCCTGGAAGTGCTGGACTGCGGCCCGGCGTAAACCGGCATCAAAAATCGTCTCGATGAGGCTCGGCCCGGCGGACCAAAACCGACTGGGCCAGGTAAAACGACTCTGCGAGAGAAGTGGTCCCGAACCCGCCGGAAGCGCTCAACGGGAGCTTAGGGAACTAATTGGCCTTGGCGATGCCGATTTGTGCGTTCGCCAGTTAAGTGATTACGTGTATTCCTGAGGGCCATTTCGCATTGTGGCACAGCGTTGCTGGCCATGCCGGGATGAGGCCCGAGAAACGAGATAGGTAAACAGGTGGTTCCCGACCTGCAAAAAGCGCATTTCCAGTAGCAACATTTTGTTCCAAGGTTTTAGGTCAAATGGAGAAATACAAAAAGTCGGAGGAAGTTCTCGCCAAGAACCGCAATTTCATTAGCGGGGGAGTGGTTTCGGTAAACCGGGCCACACTCCCTGAAATCGTTTTTGTCAAAGGTGAGGGCGCTTACGTTTGGGATGCCGATGGTAACCGGTATATCGATTACCATGCAGCCTTCGCGCCGCATTTTCTGGGCCACAACGACCCTTATGTAACCGAGGCTGTGCTTCGCGTCCTACGGGAACGTGCCAGCCTTTACGGATCCGGCACGACCGTCCTGGAAGGCCGGCTTGCGGAGCTGATCTGCCGACACATTCCATGGGTCGAGAGCGTTCAATTCCTGAATTCAGGGAGCGAGGCCACTTATCAGGCCATCCGGCTTGCCCGGGCGGTCACCGGCCGGGACGACATCATTGTCATGCAGGGCGGATACAACGGCTGGCACAACGACGTCTGTTGTAATCTCATGACTCCGCTGGAGCGGCTGGGCGCTCGTATTTCTCCCGGCGAATATCGTTACGAGCCGATCAGCGCTGGCATCCCCCTGTCTCACCAGGCGCTGGTTCATCCGGTCAATTTCAACGATCTGGAATCGGTCGAATGCGTCTGCAGGAAGCATTCCATTGCTGCCCTGATTACAGAGCCTACTCTTCAAAACGTTGGGATCATCAAACCGCTGCCCGGATACTTGCAGGGTTTGAGGAGGCTGGCGGACCAGTACGGATTCATCCTGATTTTTGATGAAATCAAGACAGGATTCCGGCACAGCATTGGCGGTTATGCGCAAATCGCGAAAGTGGCGCCCGACTTGGTCGTATACGGCAAAGCGCTCGCAAATGGTTATCCGATCGCTGCCTTAGGCGGCAAAAAGGAACTGATGGACTGGTTCGTCCACCCTGATGCTTCGAAGCGTGTTCTGCTGGCAGGAACTTATAATGCCCATCCAATCCCGACAGCCGCTGCTATCGCGACCATCGAGCGCCTGCTCATGAATGACGGGGAGGTTTACAAGCACGTTGAACGCTTAGGGGATAAAGTCCAGGGAGGAATTGAAGCTGCCCTGCGTAGGTTCGGCCTTAAAGCTGTGGTGGCGAGGCAAGGTTCGGCTTTTTGTGTGTACTTCATGGATCACTGTCCGCAGGACTGGCACGATCTGGCATCGAATCACGACTTTGAACTGGATGGAGCTATGCGCCAAGGACTTATCGATCGTGGTATTTATTTCTTTCCCCTGGCGACCAAGCAGTGCTCGATTTCGTTCGCGCACACTGCAGATGACGTGGAAGCTACACTCCGAGCCTTCCACGAGACATTCGCTTCGATTTTAGCAAGGTAGGTCCAATGCGTTCCTGGCTTTTGCTCTTCGCGTGCAATCTGATGTGGGCCTTGCAGTTCACGTGCGTCAAATTGGTACAGGACCAGGTCGGCGCCCTGTTCACGGTTTGGGGACCGATGACGCTAGCTACTATCATGCTCATTCCAATGGTTGCGGGTGAACGGCGCGGGTATCACCCACAGGGCGGGCGATTCAGGAGCGACTTGCTCGCTTTCTTTCTTCTCGCACTGCTGGGGATATTTCCCGGGCAGGTCTTTATCACCTGGGGCACCCGCTGGTCGCTGGCGAGCAACGCGGCATTATTGATGCTGACGCTGCCGGTATCGACCGCCATTCTAGCCTACATATTTCTCCACGAGAAAATGACGCGGGTCCGCTGGATCAGTTTTGCCCTGGCAATTGCGGGCGTTCTGATGTGCTCCAACCTGGACTTCCGGCACATGAACTTCGGCAAGGGTTACCTGCTGGGGAACGCGCTGATCTTCTTTGGGACGTTGGGCAGCGCCTTCTACAATTCTTACAGCAAGAAGGTGCTTGAAAGGTACTCGCCGCTGGAGGTCCTTTTCTACACCTACGTGGGAATGTTCATTCTCATGACGCCGCTCGTCTTGGCCGAAGAATCGAGCGTGTTCCAGCGCATCCCGAGCTTCACCGCCAGGACCTGGGTGGGGCTGGCGCTGCTGACATTCTTTCACAACTTCCTGTCGATGGTGCTGTTCCTGAAGGCGCTCAAGCAACTGGATGCCATCCAGGCGGCCCTTTCGAACTACCTGATCACATTTTTCGGCATTCCGATTGCGGTCGTCTGGCTGGGAGAACGATTGGCCCCGCTGGCGCTGGTCGGGGGAATCATCATTCTCGGCAGCACCCTGCTGATTACGGTGTGGGAGAAGGAAAGCCCGCCCCCAGTGAAGTCGCGGCTGCCAACCATCAGCACTTGATTTGTTGAACACGGGAATCAAGGGCCGGGCGAGCTGACGATCACTTCACCTTCCGCAGAGAAGCCCTGCTTGTTAAGAGGCGGCGAGACCGGGGAAGAAGTGAAATCTTCCACAGCACCGGAGGCATGGCTCATGGCAAAGTCTGAAATTAAGCACCCCGAAAAGAAGGTTTCGACTGGGGCCTACTCGGCGGCTGTGTTGATTGATGGATGGCTCTACATCAGCGGTCAAGGCCCGCTTGACATGAGAACCGGAGCCATTGTCCACGGCACCGTCGAGGAGCAAACTCGTCTGACGCTCACGCACATCGGTAAGATTCTTGAAGCCGCCGGCTGCAACTTTTCTCATGTGGTGAAATGCACGTGTCATCTGAGCGACATCAGCGATTTCGATCGGTTTAACGGCGTCTATGCGGAGTTCTTCACGGGGGTTCGTCCGGCGCGGACCACAGTTCAGTCAGGCCTTGGCGAAGGAATGCGGGTGGAAATTGACGCGATTGCTCGGCTCCCAAGGTAGGGGCTGCGAGAGATGCTGTAACCTGACGTTGGTCTGCCAGACACAGATTGAGTGCATCACTTTTGGCTAACCTGAATTTCTGGGGACTCGCAATTCTAGTGGAACGATGCACCTTTACCGCCAGTCTCTCACGCGGACAACGTCGATCGATTGCGATAACTTGGTTAGAAAGCGATCTACGAATTGCAGGCCGGTACTGTATTGCCTATTCTCCGAACCAAGGCTGATGGAAGGCAGTCTTGGCACGACAGTCGATGAAACGGCTCTAGTGGTTCTGGTAACAGCCCATGTCCACCTTGCCGCCTTTCGTTCTCGGCCAACCATCGAGGTCCCTGACTCACAATGCCCCGGGGCAGAGTGCAATCTGGCAGGTTCCTATCAGCCGCATTTGGCCTGTTGCATGTCATTCCGGGCCGTCCGTCCTCCACTGGCATAAAGGCCTATACGAAAGGCAATCCCCGGCAGGTGCCTAAGGAGGCTTACAGTGCCAGTACTAACTCTCGCTCGGCTCGGAATGACATGCAGCAAGCCAAAGGCAAGCCGCAAATAGTGATTTCTTTGATACCTCCTTGTTCCGCTGCGCCGCCTTCTGGGGTCTGCTTTCAAACGCGCGATCGGACATACGCTGTGCCGCAGTGGACTGGGAACGCTGTCGGGAGCGCTTGGCTTCCATCGGTTGTGCGAAGATCACCCCACTCGCCCCGGATATCGCCTCATATGCTTTTCCAGCTGTTGCGAAGGGCTGCCTTGCCACTTGCATTCCTTCTTGTTCGTCTTGATAGATGTTATAGAACTGAGGGTACTGCCTTCAATGCCGAAGAGATCGTACGAAGTTTACGCGGTGATTTTTGCAGGAGGAACAGATCCGCGATCTACAGACGTTATCTGTCTGGTGAATGCAGTAATCACAAATATGGAACCGATGAGTGTGAAGAAGTCTGGCCGCCTCTTCCTGGGGGAATTACGACCAGAACGGATAGCCAGACTTCCATAAGCGAACGCGAGGCCTGACAAGCTATCTTGGAAATCTCAGACCACCCTGCGGCCCTGAATTATTCGGACCAGTAAAACCACGATCGCGATGAGCAGCAAGATGTGAATAAATCCGCCGAGCGTGTACGAGCTGATCATGCCGATCAGCCAAAGGGCCAGCAGGAGGACGAAAATGAATACCAGCATTCGATTTCTCCTTTCCCGCTTCGAGGCTCGCCATGAGGTTTCATCAGCACCGCCCTGAAGCGCTTTCCATTGCCCCTTGTGCTTACGTTACAGATTTGCTGCCCGGCAGAGCTTCCGCCTTGCCGGGCAGCACTGGGTTGCGCGGCGAACTCAGGCCGCTGGTTAAAGCGAAGACTCTTCCGCTTGTTTCCCGCCATGCGGCGAATACTTGGCCAGTGTGGCGGCGAGTTGCTGGGCCGCCTCTGTCGGCGGTTTCACCGTGCCGCTGAAGAGAATGGTTCTGGGCTCGACGGGATGACCATAAAGGGCTGTGTTGTCGTCCGTATCCTGCTTCAGGACGGCCCCGCTTAAAGCTACGCCCGCAAAAGCTCCGCGCGAGCGAGAATAGCTCAGGATTTCGGCGTGGAGCTTGAGATCGGTCTCCCCTGCCGCCGTACGGCCCACCGGCCCTGCCGCAACCGAAGCATCCGCACCGAGCTTGACCTTATCCTGCAGCAGTTTTTGTGCGCCCTTCTGGTTCATCACCAGAAACACCACGTCGGTGGCCTTGGCGCCAATCTGGAACCCAAAGCTTCCGCCCCCCAGGGTGAACAGAGAAGGCGCGCCCCAGTTGCCGTTTCCGTGTTCGCGGCATACCAGCACCCCTTTTCCATAGGTGCCTCCCACACCGAAAGCAGCTTTGATCTCGGAGGGCACAATCCCCACGCACACTGCCGTATCGAGCAGATCGTGCGGGATACCCTTGTCGGGTGTCTGCATGATTTCGTTCATCACCATGGAAGCTTTTCTCAACTGGTCATTCTGCTGAAGCTTGCTGTCCTTCGCAAACGCTCCGGACCATGGAGCGAGCATCAGAAACGCAATCAATATCGTTTTCATTTTTCAATCTCCTTTCATCCTGTCCCTGCTCCCCAAGCGCGCTGCCGGGCCTCGTGGATCTGCTTTTGCTGATGACCAGCGCGACTCCGCTCCGTGGCTCTCATTGTTCATCCAACATTTCCTCATTAGCTACAACGGGCCTTGCGGACTCAACCCTCGATCAATCTTCTGCTCTGGCGGCACCCCGGCCTTCTCCGCGAATTCGGAGCAAGAGCGGCCCTGCCAGAGCAAGTGTTCGATTGAGTCCCATCGAACAACGAGCACGTTCCCTTCCATGACGGCGAGGCAAACTGGAGTATGCAGATCAAGCGGTTAGAGGCCAGACAGCAGCTTGGTCTCCCGGCAGCCAGTCAAAATACCTAAGAAAGACGTACTCGCAGACCGGGAAAAATTCCACGGTATTCGCGGGTGTGGAGAAAAAAACCTCACAGGCTCAGAACCAACCAAAGCAGCGGAGCGACAGCGATTCCGGCGTCTCAAAAAACGCACTGGTGCGCAAAGAGAAGACTCTGGAATTCTCCATTACGACGGACTAACTGATTATTTCTTGCAGGAGTGGCGGCTCTTCTTTCTGTACGATAGCGTCGAAATTCAAGCGCCCAATCAGCCGGCCGGTTTGCGTTTCCACATTCACCCGCCACCGACCGGGGGTGATGCCAGACTCTCTGGAGAACGTCCGGTAGCCGCCTCCTCTCCCGCCTACCACGGTAAGCGGAACGCGGTGCCGGGTGGTCCAGGCGCCTCTCGTCGGGTCGTAATATTGCCATTCATGGATGATCTTCATGGAGAGGGCGGTCGGAGCAAAAACCGCGGTGTAAACCGCCAGTGACTCGCCGGGGGTGATGTGGACGGTCTCGGTGAAGGCGAAAAAACGGGCAAGAAAGTCGATGGATGCCAGCGCGTTTGTGTGAGGTTCAACGGTCGCGGTGTAATCGCCGGGACCTTTTGCGACAATCGAGTGGTAGACGCCAGCCTCCTTCAGGGATAACGGAAGGGGCGGAATAACGTTGAGGAAGTACAGCCCGTTCACAACAACGAGAATGCCCGCCAGAGATCCGAAAACGAACCATCCACGTCCTCCTGCGAAGCGCCGGCGGGAGAGAACCGCCACAATGAGCAGGATGGCAGCAATCGCCCCCACGCTGACCGCGCTGCTTAGCCAGAATACTCTTGTGCTGACTTCGTGGACGAGGATCGGCATCATGTAAATAGCAAAAGCATAAATCGCCAGGAACAAGAGTGCGATCTGGAACCACAGGCGGGCAAATCGTCGTTTCAGAGAGCCGTTGGCGATAAACGTCAGGGCAAGAAGTGAAAGAAAAGGCCAACTGGTGGTGATGGTACCGCTCCTGAAGTAGAAAACGAGATAGACGGAAAGAATGCCTCCGAAGAAGAACTGCATGACGTTTACTAACCAGAAGTGAAGTCTGCGCGGGTTCGCTTCGGGCCGCGCTCCACTCTCGTCCGCGGAATCGTCCAGCAGATTGATCCAGACGACGCAGGCCGTCACGATGGCAAGGTGGGCAACGACCCAGAAATTATCCCAAAACACGTCAACGCGGCGCAGGGCGAGCGCGTCGAACGCGAATCCGCCTACGATTGAGAGGGACGAAATCGGTCGCTCAAAACGCCCGTACAAGCGCCACAAGCCCAGCAAAAACGATTTTATGCGAATGGGAAGATGACCAGAGGTTGAAATGGGGTCATTGCAGAACTGGCTCAATGATGCTCACCTTACTGGAACTTACCGAATCCAAGGCCGTGACGGAAAACCTGAGGGCAGAGCCACAGCGCCCCTCACTGTAACAAGTGATCCAGACGCATTGAGACGATTCGGCACTGATATTATGACATCGCTTCAACTCGATTGAACAGGGGACCAGCCGGACGCCGCTGATGCTTCGGTCAGGAAAATTCACATGACTGCTGAATGAAGATCGATCGAGGGAATGCCGTCTGCAGAATCGGGCAACTCACCCGCCCGTCATACGGGCCAGCCCAGGGTTCGCTTCTGGTTTTTTACGCAGAAACTGCAATCGGCCACGCCGGACGATG
The Terriglobia bacterium genome window above contains:
- a CDS encoding aspartate aminotransferase family protein; the protein is MEKYKKSEEVLAKNRNFISGGVVSVNRATLPEIVFVKGEGAYVWDADGNRYIDYHAAFAPHFLGHNDPYVTEAVLRVLRERASLYGSGTTVLEGRLAELICRHIPWVESVQFLNSGSEATYQAIRLARAVTGRDDIIVMQGGYNGWHNDVCCNLMTPLERLGARISPGEYRYEPISAGIPLSHQALVHPVNFNDLESVECVCRKHSIAALITEPTLQNVGIIKPLPGYLQGLRRLADQYGFILIFDEIKTGFRHSIGGYAQIAKVAPDLVVYGKALANGYPIAALGGKKELMDWFVHPDASKRVLLAGTYNAHPIPTAAAIATIERLLMNDGEVYKHVERLGDKVQGGIEAALRRFGLKAVVARQGSAFCVYFMDHCPQDWHDLASNHDFELDGAMRQGLIDRGIYFFPLATKQCSISFAHTADDVEATLRAFHETFASILAR
- a CDS encoding DMT family transporter: MRSWLLLFACNLMWALQFTCVKLVQDQVGALFTVWGPMTLATIMLIPMVAGERRGYHPQGGRFRSDLLAFFLLALLGIFPGQVFITWGTRWSLASNAALLMLTLPVSTAILAYIFLHEKMTRVRWISFALAIAGVLMCSNLDFRHMNFGKGYLLGNALIFFGTLGSAFYNSYSKKVLERYSPLEVLFYTYVGMFILMTPLVLAEESSVFQRIPSFTARTWVGLALLTFFHNFLSMVLFLKALKQLDAIQAALSNYLITFFGIPIAVVWLGERLAPLALVGGIIILGSTLLITVWEKESPPPVKSRLPTIST
- a CDS encoding RidA family protein, whose protein sequence is MAKSEIKHPEKKVSTGAYSAAVLIDGWLYISGQGPLDMRTGAIVHGTVEEQTRLTLTHIGKILEAAGCNFSHVVKCTCHLSDISDFDRFNGVYAEFFTGVRPARTTVQSGLGEGMRVEIDAIARLPR
- a CDS encoding DUF2914 domain-containing protein, translating into MSQFCNDPISTSGHLPIRIKSFLLGLWRLYGRFERPISSLSIVGGFAFDALALRRVDVFWDNFWVVAHLAIVTACVVWINLLDDSADESGARPEANPRRLHFWLVNVMQFFFGGILSVYLVFYFRSGTITTSWPFLSLLALTFIANGSLKRRFARLWFQIALLFLAIYAFAIYMMPILVHEVSTRVFWLSSAVSVGAIAAILLIVAVLSRRRFAGGRGWFVFGSLAGILVVVNGLYFLNVIPPLPLSLKEAGVYHSIVAKGPGDYTATVEPHTNALASIDFLARFFAFTETVHITPGESLAVYTAVFAPTALSMKIIHEWQYYDPTRGAWTTRHRVPLTVVGGRGGGYRTFSRESGITPGRWRVNVETQTGRLIGRLNFDAIVQKEEPPLLQEIIS
- a CDS encoding lmo0937 family membrane protein translates to MLVFIFVLLLALWLIGMISSYTLGGFIHILLLIAIVVLLVRIIQGRRVV
- a CDS encoding lipid-binding SYLF domain-containing protein; translated protein: MKTILIAFLMLAPWSGAFAKDSKLQQNDQLRKASMVMNEIMQTPDKGIPHDLLDTAVCVGIVPSEIKAAFGVGGTYGKGVLVCREHGNGNWGAPSLFTLGGGSFGFQIGAKATDVVFLVMNQKGAQKLLQDKVKLGADASVAAGPVGRTAAGETDLKLHAEILSYSRSRGAFAGVALSGAVLKQDTDDNTALYGHPVEPRTILFSGTVKPPTEAAQQLAATLAKYSPHGGKQAEESSL
- a CDS encoding Gfo/Idh/MocA family oxidoreductase → MNRREFISMAGAGVALAGSSLGAEGRVRIGVIGTGHRGTSLTRLLTLFEEVEIPVLCDINPEHLANGQKVVTDSGRRKPEGYSRSEVDYKRMLERGDLDGVLIATPWEWHVRMATDSMNAKIYTGCEVPIANTIDECWQIINTQEETKTPCMMLENWSFRRDNLAVLNMVRKGMFGDITYAQGAYAHECNGEWFFNPDGTNTWVGDHLMNRNADQYPTHGMGPILSWLDINCGDYPEYLTSTATRAIAVNRYFERRYGTNHPTAKRKVMQGDIVTTVIKTIKGRTIMVYNDMVSPRPYDNKWQLSGSNGIYSHEHDALYIEGVSPLPHSNEAWEPFEPYQEKYDHTWHREIQETAGKLKTDVVSHGAPDYLEVKFFVEAVRDNGPLPLDIYDSVVMSAPVGLSDISISKGSAPVPFPDFTRGAWRTRKPYFALEQS